In Reichenbachiella agarivorans, one genomic interval encodes:
- the uvrA gene encoding excinuclease ABC subunit UvrA, with the protein MAKKENQVAKYDVDQLDPKQFILVKGARVNNLKNLSVAIPRNKLVVITGLSGSGKSSLAFDTLFAEGQRKYVESLSSYARQFLGRMEKPEVDYIKGISPAVAIEQKVNTRNPRSTVGTSTEIYDYIKLLFARIGQTISPISGEPVRRDTVTSVVNAINGQSEDLKFMIATPLTLHDGRNLEDELNILLSKGFTRVLVKGEVEAIEDLDTKKTKLEEIEILIDRLSVKKDDEDANFRLADSVQTAFFEGNGYCHIHFRDQEVIKYSDKFELDGITFEEPSINLFSFNNPYGACRRCEGFGKVLGIDPDLVISDRNLSVFDNAIVPWRSEAMKKWLKPLLDMAHKIDFPIHRPVKDLSEEQYEMLWEGKGDFEGINAFFSFIESQLHKIQYRVMLSRYRGKTTCPDCKGTRLRKDANYVKIGGKSISELVLMPLGSSYTFFENLELSAYETEVSKRILLEIKNRLGYMMEVGLGYLTLNRLTSTLSGGEYQRIKLATSLGSALVGSMYILDEPSIGLHPRDTARLGNVLSTLKNLGNTVVVVEHEEEVMRRADQIIDIGPAAGIHGGELVFQGNWEDIMKEEKSITARFLNGKEKIPVPSSRRPWTHSIDIFGARENNLQNLDVKIPLGVLTVVTGVSGSGKSTLIRKILYPALGKMFGVTGEETGKFSGLDGDYNLIQKLEMIDQNPLGRSSRSNPVTYVKAYDAIRTLFAELPLAKQRGLKPAHFSFNVEGGRCETCQGEGEVKIEMQFMADLHLTCDECKGKRFKEEVLAIEYKDKNIADILDLSIEESLEFFEDQKPIYAKLKPLSDVGLGYVKLGQSSNSLSGGEAQRVKLASFLGRGQAAQKEKILFIFDEPTTGLHFKDIEKLLASINALVDQGSTAVIIEHNMEIIKSSDWIIDLGPEGGDGGGTICFEGTPEEMIKLEGNYTADYLKEKLL; encoded by the coding sequence ATGGCCAAAAAAGAAAATCAAGTGGCAAAGTACGATGTTGACCAACTAGATCCCAAACAATTCATTTTAGTGAAAGGTGCCCGAGTCAATAACCTCAAAAATCTGAGTGTGGCGATTCCGAGAAACAAGCTCGTCGTGATTACAGGTTTGTCCGGGTCGGGCAAATCTTCTTTGGCCTTTGACACTTTGTTTGCCGAAGGGCAAAGAAAGTATGTTGAGAGTTTGAGCTCTTATGCGCGTCAGTTTCTGGGCAGGATGGAAAAACCCGAAGTAGATTATATCAAAGGAATCTCTCCTGCGGTAGCGATAGAGCAAAAGGTCAACACACGCAATCCACGCTCGACAGTTGGTACTAGTACCGAAATCTACGATTATATCAAATTGCTTTTTGCCAGAATTGGTCAAACGATCTCTCCCATTAGTGGAGAACCAGTGAGGCGTGACACAGTGACAAGTGTGGTCAATGCCATCAATGGGCAGTCAGAAGACCTCAAGTTTATGATTGCCACCCCTCTGACTTTGCATGATGGCAGGAATCTGGAGGACGAGCTAAATATCCTCTTGAGCAAGGGTTTTACCCGGGTTCTGGTCAAAGGAGAAGTAGAGGCGATTGAGGACTTAGATACTAAAAAGACCAAACTGGAGGAAATCGAAATTCTCATCGATCGTCTGTCGGTGAAAAAAGATGATGAGGATGCCAATTTTCGATTGGCGGATTCTGTACAGACGGCTTTCTTTGAAGGCAATGGGTATTGCCACATTCATTTTAGAGATCAGGAAGTCATCAAGTATTCTGATAAGTTTGAATTGGACGGTATCACTTTTGAAGAGCCGTCGATCAATTTGTTTAGTTTCAACAATCCCTATGGTGCTTGTAGGAGGTGTGAAGGTTTTGGTAAAGTACTGGGGATAGATCCAGATTTGGTCATCTCGGATAGGAACCTATCAGTATTTGACAATGCCATTGTACCGTGGAGAAGTGAGGCTATGAAGAAATGGTTGAAACCATTGCTAGACATGGCGCATAAGATTGACTTTCCTATCCATAGACCTGTCAAGGATTTGAGCGAGGAGCAATACGAGATGTTATGGGAAGGAAAAGGCGATTTTGAGGGAATCAATGCGTTCTTTTCGTTCATAGAATCACAACTGCACAAAATTCAGTACAGAGTGATGCTCTCCAGATACAGAGGTAAAACGACCTGTCCAGATTGTAAGGGCACTCGATTGAGAAAGGATGCTAACTATGTGAAGATAGGAGGAAAATCTATTTCGGAATTGGTGTTGATGCCTTTAGGCAGTTCGTACACCTTTTTTGAAAACCTAGAATTGTCAGCCTATGAAACGGAAGTCTCCAAACGTATTTTGCTAGAGATCAAAAATAGATTGGGGTATATGATGGAGGTAGGTTTGGGTTATCTGACCTTGAACCGACTGACCTCCACACTCTCTGGTGGAGAATACCAGCGGATCAAATTGGCTACTTCTCTAGGTAGTGCACTAGTAGGATCTATGTACATATTGGACGAGCCAAGTATCGGGTTGCACCCACGGGACACAGCGAGATTGGGCAATGTCCTATCGACACTGAAAAATCTCGGTAATACTGTTGTAGTAGTGGAGCATGAAGAGGAAGTCATGCGCAGAGCGGATCAGATCATAGACATTGGTCCAGCAGCAGGTATCCATGGAGGCGAATTGGTATTCCAGGGCAACTGGGAAGACATCATGAAAGAAGAAAAGTCCATCACAGCACGTTTCCTCAATGGCAAAGAAAAAATACCAGTGCCTAGTTCGCGAAGGCCATGGACGCACAGCATTGATATATTCGGAGCGAGAGAAAACAATCTTCAAAACTTGGATGTCAAGATACCTCTAGGGGTGCTGACGGTTGTGACTGGAGTGAGTGGGTCTGGCAAGTCTACTTTGATTCGAAAAATATTGTATCCCGCTTTGGGCAAAATGTTTGGTGTGACAGGTGAAGAGACAGGTAAGTTCTCAGGACTCGATGGTGACTACAACCTGATCCAAAAGCTAGAGATGATCGATCAAAACCCCTTGGGCAGAAGTTCACGATCCAATCCAGTGACCTATGTCAAAGCTTATGACGCGATCCGTACTTTGTTTGCAGAGCTACCATTGGCCAAACAGCGAGGCTTAAAGCCTGCACACTTTTCATTCAACGTTGAGGGAGGTCGCTGTGAGACCTGTCAGGGAGAGGGCGAGGTGAAGATCGAAATGCAATTCATGGCAGATCTGCACCTAACCTGTGACGAATGCAAAGGCAAGCGATTCAAAGAGGAGGTACTGGCGATCGAGTACAAAGACAAAAATATAGCGGACATCCTTGACCTAAGTATCGAGGAGAGCTTGGAGTTCTTCGAGGATCAAAAACCGATTTACGCCAAGTTGAAACCACTCAGTGACGTAGGCTTGGGTTATGTCAAACTGGGACAAAGTTCCAACTCACTCAGTGGTGGAGAGGCGCAGCGTGTCAAGTTGGCGTCTTTCCTCGGCAGGGGACAAGCAGCGCAGAAGGAAAAGATCCTGTTCATCTTTGACGAACCTACCACAGGCCTGCATTTCAAAGACATCGAAAAGTTATTGGCATCTATCAACGCACTTGTCGATCAGGGCAGCACGGCGGTGATCATCGAGCACAACATGGAGATCATCAAATCCTCGGATTGGATTATAGATCTAGGGCCAGAGGGCGGTGACGGTGGAGGCACGATTTGTTTCGAAGGCACACCAGAGGAGATGATCAAGTTGGAGGGTAATTATACAGCGGACTACCTCAAAGAAAAGCTACTCTAA
- a CDS encoding acyl-CoA desaturase, producing MEILIFMLVMWYGGLFFQTFFLHRYSAHQSFTMSKLGEKITYILTWVFQGSNYLSAYGYGVMHRMHHAYADTEKDPHSPKYDDNVFSMMWRTKNTYSAITNKEIEVESRFTDNVPEWPAFDKFARSWVSRLFWATAYTMFFYTFATAWWQWLFLPVAFLMAPIHGAIINWFAHIYGYVNFKVGDTSKNLLPVDVLMMGEGYHNNHHKHGNRANFGGVRWHEVDPTYVIMWIMDKLGMIHIKHLEVSVKKENFKKAA from the coding sequence ATGGAAATATTAATTTTTATGTTGGTTATGTGGTACGGAGGACTGTTCTTTCAGACTTTCTTTTTACATCGCTATTCCGCTCACCAGTCTTTTACTATGTCAAAGCTGGGAGAGAAAATCACTTACATTTTGACTTGGGTATTTCAGGGTTCAAACTACCTGAGTGCCTACGGCTATGGCGTCATGCACAGGATGCACCATGCCTATGCTGATACTGAAAAAGATCCTCACTCTCCAAAATACGATGACAATGTGTTCTCGATGATGTGGAGAACAAAGAACACTTACTCAGCGATCACTAACAAAGAAATCGAGGTAGAGTCTAGATTCACTGACAATGTACCAGAGTGGCCAGCTTTTGACAAGTTTGCTAGGTCTTGGGTATCAAGACTATTTTGGGCTACCGCTTATACGATGTTTTTCTACACATTCGCTACCGCATGGTGGCAGTGGTTGTTCTTGCCAGTTGCATTTTTGATGGCACCTATCCATGGCGCAATCATCAACTGGTTTGCACACATCTATGGCTATGTCAACTTCAAAGTCGGCGATACCTCTAAGAACCTGCTACCAGTAGACGTTTTGATGATGGGAGAAGGCTACCACAACAATCACCACAAGCATGGCAACAGAGCCAACTTTGGTGGTGTGAGATGGCACGAAGTGGACCCAACCTATGTAATCATGTGGATAATGGATAAATTGGGCATGATTCACATCAAACATTTGGAAGTCTCAGTAAAAAAGGAGAACTTCAAGAAAGCAGCTTAA
- a CDS encoding aminopeptidase P family protein has translation MKQLALIPLIFFALVSLAQPSDKSSDYLQSEFHAARREALRAKLPANSVAVFFSNPVRNRSNDVSYVYHQDPEFYYLTGHKEPHSVLLVFKEDQKVKGKKFNEIIFVREHDALMELYEGARIGPEGAKEKLNIAMAFEGSSFGSFNLDFSKFDKVLFYDFQNDVRDTDEEGDLFDLISQFKEKIGYNQTDLNIEPQANNLDVSLLDLYMTELREIKTEEELDLLKKAINISAIGQVEVMKAMKPGMSETEVQGMHEFIFKKYRAEYEGYPSIVGAGHNGCVLHYIDNYKPAIEDGELILMDLGAEYHGYTADVTRTIPVNGKFTKEQKLVYDIVYEAQQAAADTCKAGLPFYTLYDATAEVVNEGLVELGLYKSTDKKDIVNPETGRNRYYPHGCCHHIGLDVHDKGIYDKLEENMVITIEPGIYIPEGSPSDQKWWNIPVRIEDDYLVTKDGCVLLSNLAPRTSEEIEKTMAQPSVFSDYTLPSLD, from the coding sequence ATGAAACAATTAGCCCTCATTCCCCTTATATTTTTTGCTTTGGTATCCCTAGCTCAGCCAAGTGACAAATCCTCAGATTACCTCCAATCAGAATTTCATGCTGCCAGACGAGAAGCTCTTCGTGCCAAACTACCAGCGAACTCTGTTGCTGTGTTTTTCTCCAACCCTGTCCGCAACCGATCCAATGATGTAAGCTATGTCTATCACCAAGACCCAGAGTTTTATTACCTGACAGGACACAAAGAACCTCATTCAGTTTTGTTGGTATTCAAGGAAGATCAAAAAGTGAAGGGCAAGAAGTTCAACGAAATCATTTTTGTCCGAGAACATGACGCACTCATGGAGCTCTACGAAGGTGCCCGAATCGGCCCAGAGGGAGCCAAGGAAAAATTAAACATAGCTATGGCTTTCGAAGGTTCAAGTTTTGGGAGTTTCAACCTTGATTTCTCTAAGTTTGATAAAGTGCTGTTCTACGATTTTCAAAACGATGTAAGAGATACAGACGAGGAAGGTGACCTTTTCGATCTGATCAGCCAATTCAAAGAAAAAATCGGATACAATCAAACTGACCTCAACATCGAGCCTCAGGCCAACAATCTGGATGTCTCGCTCCTTGATCTATACATGACCGAACTTCGTGAGATCAAGACTGAAGAAGAATTGGATTTGCTCAAAAAGGCGATCAACATATCAGCAATCGGTCAGGTGGAAGTCATGAAAGCCATGAAACCTGGAATGTCCGAAACCGAAGTGCAGGGCATGCATGAATTCATCTTCAAAAAATACAGAGCGGAGTATGAAGGCTACCCAAGTATCGTGGGAGCTGGACACAATGGATGCGTCTTGCATTACATCGACAATTACAAACCAGCCATCGAAGACGGAGAGCTGATTCTTATGGATTTGGGAGCGGAATACCATGGCTATACCGCGGATGTGACCCGCACCATTCCCGTCAACGGTAAATTCACCAAGGAGCAAAAGCTAGTTTATGACATAGTGTACGAAGCGCAACAAGCTGCTGCTGACACTTGCAAAGCAGGATTGCCCTTTTATACCTTATATGATGCCACAGCAGAAGTGGTCAATGAAGGTCTAGTCGAATTGGGTTTGTACAAGAGCACTGACAAGAAAGACATCGTCAATCCAGAAACGGGACGCAACCGATACTATCCACACGGCTGCTGCCATCACATTGGGCTGGATGTACATGACAAAGGCATCTATGACAAACTAGAAGAAAACATGGTGATCACCATTGAGCCAGGAATTTACATACCCGAAGGGAGTCCGAGTGATCAAAAATGGTGGAATATCCCTGTCAGAATCGAGGATGATTATTTGGTAACCAAAGACGGATGTGTTTTGCTATCTAATCTGGCGCCTCGTACTTCTGAGGAAATCGAAAAAACCATGGCTCAGCCTAGTGTCTTCTCAGATTATACTTTGCCTAGCCTGGACTAA
- a CDS encoding Rieske (2Fe-2S) protein, whose protein sequence is MTKVLIFDSKDLAEKTIGLNKIIKVRIDNLEICLTRTRTDYFGFESSCPHMSDDLVKGRINPDQEVVCPWHDYRFNLRSGEEAQSRCRDLKRYELSWDNDQLFVHI, encoded by the coding sequence ATGACGAAAGTACTCATTTTCGATAGCAAAGACCTAGCAGAAAAGACGATTGGTTTGAACAAAATCATCAAGGTCAGGATTGATAATCTTGAAATCTGCCTGACCAGAACGCGCACAGACTATTTCGGATTCGAATCGTCCTGCCCTCACATGAGCGACGATCTAGTCAAAGGCCGAATCAACCCCGACCAAGAGGTCGTCTGTCCGTGGCACGATTACCGATTCAATCTCCGCTCAGGAGAAGAGGCTCAAAGCAGATGCAGGGATTTGAAACGCTATGAACTCTCTTGGGACAATGATCAATTGTTTGTCCACATTTAG
- a CDS encoding aminotransferase class V-fold PLP-dependent enzyme, giving the protein MNCQKNKFLLNKKYAYLNCAYMAPQLKKVEKAGRKGLTKKRQPNLITPDDFFHDLNTIKMLFSELTNAGDKNRITLIPSASYGIANVVNNISLTKGDNVVVAGDQFPSNVYPWMNACQAQQAELKIVTAPESTENRGKIWNEKILNSIDSKTKAVALGHVHWADGTLFELIAIRKKCDEVGAALVIDGTQSVGALPFDIQEIKPDALIVAAYKWLLGPYSVGVAYYGERFDQGKPIEQNWINRLNSENFAELVNYRNEYQSGADRYGVGERSNFILNPMLIESFKQILQWQPANIQEYCKNLMAPAIEEIRSKGYYIEDESQRASHLFGIKIPTDKMDALAKALKNHKVSASIRGSFLRVSPHVYNDQRDVNKLLRAFRSIGRADS; this is encoded by the coding sequence ATGAACTGTCAAAAAAACAAATTCCTCCTCAACAAGAAATATGCCTACCTCAACTGTGCATACATGGCACCTCAATTAAAAAAAGTAGAAAAAGCTGGGAGAAAAGGATTGACCAAAAAACGTCAACCTAATTTAATCACACCAGACGACTTTTTTCATGATCTGAATACAATCAAAATGTTGTTTTCGGAACTAACCAATGCTGGTGACAAAAACCGAATCACTTTGATTCCATCTGCATCCTATGGCATAGCAAATGTCGTCAACAACATTTCCTTGACCAAAGGAGACAATGTAGTAGTTGCTGGAGATCAATTTCCCAGTAACGTTTACCCTTGGATGAATGCATGTCAAGCGCAACAAGCTGAACTCAAGATCGTCACAGCACCAGAAAGCACAGAAAACAGAGGCAAAATCTGGAATGAAAAAATATTGAACAGCATTGATTCAAAGACCAAAGCCGTAGCTCTAGGACATGTCCACTGGGCAGATGGTACTTTGTTTGAGCTAATTGCTATTCGTAAAAAATGCGACGAAGTAGGAGCAGCTCTAGTGATCGATGGCACCCAATCAGTCGGTGCGCTGCCTTTTGATATCCAAGAAATAAAACCAGATGCACTGATCGTGGCAGCTTACAAATGGCTATTAGGCCCTTATAGCGTGGGCGTAGCTTATTATGGAGAGCGATTTGATCAAGGCAAACCGATTGAACAAAACTGGATCAACAGATTGAATAGTGAGAACTTTGCGGAGCTGGTCAACTACCGCAACGAATACCAGTCTGGTGCGGATAGATATGGTGTAGGCGAGCGCAGCAATTTTATCCTCAACCCCATGCTCATCGAATCCTTCAAGCAAATACTACAATGGCAGCCAGCCAACATTCAGGAATATTGCAAAAATCTCATGGCTCCCGCTATTGAGGAGATAAGATCAAAGGGCTACTATATCGAAGACGAATCACAACGAGCTTCACATCTCTTTGGCATCAAAATTCCAACGGACAAAATGGATGCTTTGGCAAAAGCGCTGAAGAACCACAAAGTCAGCGCATCCATCCGTGGATCATTTCTACGTGTGTCTCCTCATGTGTACAATGATCAACGTGATGTGAACAAACTGCTACGAGCTTTCCGATCCATTGGAAGAGCCGATAGTTAA
- a CDS encoding DUF427 domain-containing protein translates to MKAIWNDTILAESNETIVIENNHYFPADSIHKEYFEESNTHTTCPWKGVASYYTLEVNGESNKDAAWYYPSISDLAKPIEGYVAFWKGVKVVD, encoded by the coding sequence ATGAAAGCCATTTGGAATGACACCATACTCGCCGAGAGCAATGAGACCATTGTAATTGAAAATAATCACTACTTCCCGGCAGACTCTATTCACAAAGAATATTTTGAAGAAAGTAATACACACACTACCTGTCCGTGGAAAGGTGTCGCTAGTTATTACACCTTAGAGGTGAATGGAGAAAGCAATAAGGATGCAGCGTGGTACTATCCGTCCATATCAGACCTTGCTAAACCGATCGAAGGATATGTTGCCTTTTGGAAGGGAGTCAAAGTGGTGGACTAG
- a CDS encoding RNA polymerase sigma factor: MKKVGVSDSLLVSHYKNGSEAAFEELVSRHKSRVFTTIYLIVKDKYVAEDLLQDTFIKVVHTVKSGKYNEEGKFLPWVLRIAHNLAIDFFRKDKRYPTIVMEDGSGVFNTLAFAEDSVESQQIKCDTNALLKNLVQELPETQKEVLIMRHYMQMSFQDIADTTNVSINTALGRMRYALINLRKKMEKMNVAYDQTIYRS; the protein is encoded by the coding sequence ATGAAAAAAGTTGGTGTTAGTGATAGCTTATTGGTATCACATTACAAAAACGGAAGCGAAGCGGCTTTTGAAGAGTTGGTGTCTCGTCATAAGTCCCGCGTTTTCACCACGATATACTTGATCGTCAAAGACAAGTACGTCGCAGAGGATTTACTTCAGGATACATTTATCAAAGTCGTCCATACGGTCAAGTCTGGTAAATACAACGAAGAAGGTAAGTTCCTCCCTTGGGTATTGAGAATAGCTCACAATTTGGCTATTGACTTTTTCCGAAAGGACAAAAGGTACCCAACGATTGTAATGGAAGATGGAAGTGGTGTGTTCAACACACTTGCATTTGCCGAAGATTCTGTTGAATCTCAGCAAATCAAATGCGATACCAATGCCCTGTTGAAAAATCTGGTGCAAGAACTACCAGAAACGCAAAAAGAGGTGCTAATAATGAGACACTACATGCAAATGAGTTTTCAAGACATTGCAGATACCACCAACGTCAGTATCAATACGGCACTCGGTAGAATGCGCTATGCTTTGATTAATTTGCGCAAGAAAATGGAGAAAATGAATGTCGCTTATGACCAAACTATTTACCGAAGTTGA
- the nth gene encoding endonuclease III: MNKKERYQFFIEYFSQHSPEAETELHYENPYQLMVAVALSAQCTDKRVNMVTPAIFETFPTAADLAQSNFEELFPYIRSISYPNNKTKHLLGMAKMLVEDFDSEVPADINELQKLPGVGRKTANVIASVIFNQPTMAVDTHVFRVSKRLGLVTQNAKTPLEVEKQLVKHIPKEHIPKAHHWLILHGRYICLARKPKCEDCSITLMCRYFEKQQIKK, encoded by the coding sequence ATGAATAAAAAAGAGAGATACCAATTCTTCATCGAATACTTCAGTCAGCACAGTCCAGAAGCCGAGACAGAACTTCACTACGAAAATCCCTACCAGCTCATGGTAGCAGTGGCACTCAGCGCACAGTGTACAGACAAACGAGTCAATATGGTGACCCCCGCCATTTTCGAGACTTTTCCCACTGCTGCAGATCTTGCCCAATCCAATTTTGAAGAATTGTTCCCTTATATCCGATCCATTTCCTATCCCAACAACAAGACAAAGCACCTATTAGGAATGGCCAAAATGTTAGTTGAAGATTTTGATTCGGAAGTCCCAGCCGATATCAACGAACTGCAAAAGCTACCGGGTGTAGGTAGAAAAACCGCCAATGTCATCGCTTCGGTCATTTTCAATCAACCTACCATGGCTGTAGACACGCATGTGTTTAGAGTTTCTAAAAGACTGGGATTGGTCACTCAAAATGCCAAAACACCCCTCGAAGTAGAAAAACAATTGGTCAAACACATCCCAAAAGAACACATCCCCAAGGCACATCATTGGTTGATTCTGCATGGACGATATATATGTCTAGCAAGGAAACCCAAATGTGAGGACTGCAGCATCACCCTGATGTGCAGGTATTTTGAAAAACAACAGATTAAAAAATAA